The Muricauda sp. SCSIO 65647 genome includes a region encoding these proteins:
- a CDS encoding MGMT family protein: MEEKNFFDKVYEVAKQIPYGRVTSYGAIAKYLGAARSARMVGWAMNNSLAKDVPAHRVVNRVGVLTGKHHFDGTNLMQQLLENEGIKVVDNQIIDFQEHFWDPAKELLEGI, from the coding sequence ATGGAGGAAAAAAATTTCTTTGACAAAGTATATGAAGTGGCCAAACAGATTCCCTATGGCCGAGTGACCTCTTATGGTGCCATTGCCAAATATTTGGGGGCGGCCCGTAGTGCCCGAATGGTCGGTTGGGCCATGAACAACTCTTTGGCCAAAGATGTGCCCGCGCATCGGGTGGTAAACCGTGTTGGGGTATTGACAGGGAAACACCATTTTGACGGTACCAATCTCATGCAACAGCTATTGGAAAATGAGGGTATCAAGGTAGTCGATAATCAAATTATCGATTTTCAAGAACATTTTTGGGATCCGGCCAAAGAGCTTCTTGAAGGGATATAG
- a CDS encoding TonB-dependent receptor produces the protein MKNFIVLAVFLFCTSAVLSQRNGTIVGKLTDKELNNEPLAFANVLIKGTTTGTTSDFDGLYEIDGVEPGTYTIVYSYLGYETVEVPDVVVEPGKVTEVNVPMSASQGVALDEVVVTTTTRRNSEISLLLQQKKALVIQEAISAEALTRKGIDNAAAAVAQISGVSKQQGSDNVYVRGLGDRYQSTTLNGLTVPSNDVNKKNIDLDIFSSDIIENVSVSKAFTPSAYGDFAAGNVDINSTQYFGDGFIAVSTGAAVNTRAIGESSFFPIHDGSTFLGHWKRFPTSQYSQVIQHGVDPDEGGFPVNGSLSVSGGASFNFSDDSRFSFFANLSHSNSYEFLQGLSGNYSATADILFPNVDRYIFSTNTTGILNLVFRANDNNKFRFNSIVINDSRSDVGYFGTEGKGLEIDLADDGYYQLNSQFDQNVILVNQLLGDHKISDKVDFFWGTAYNRVFADQPDRRRITLDIGDFTDPEQTNFVPDVRFITNNNFDSQRFYQEIDDEEFTTNLAFSIDTGNESKLRIGYSGRSKTRDFESIRYGYGTNINDNLDQYGPIDIDNFNDVFNIENFALALDNNPDNDVFNLFVLRPAYTEDSPIFPIGDARDNLPGLPENVYSGELETHAGFADYQWKISEKWSAIPGLRVENYNQSVLYDVINVEPGEVNFTQTELLPSLNVKYSPNDKNNYRLAFSRTISIPEFKEVAPFVYEDVTQQIGGNPDLLNTLSEIYNLDLKWEVFPSQGELISAAVFGKVISDPVNLVIANDAANTRRFFRTGDRAEVFGAEVEISKVLAKYGDTGELKIGANASYLYTNQDLKDVDGTFTASFPDRDSDALQGASPFIANGDITYRGDYENYKTSLTLSGSYFYDRIFAIGSSGRGNQIEKAVPTLNLAWLNSIGDHFQINLKASNILDPNIRIVQENTNDGTVDIETFRRGISIGLSLKYTY, from the coding sequence ATGAAAAACTTTATTGTTCTGGCCGTTTTTCTATTCTGCACTTCTGCAGTATTATCTCAACGAAATGGCACTATTGTGGGCAAACTGACCGACAAAGAACTGAACAACGAACCTCTGGCTTTCGCCAATGTTTTGATTAAGGGCACGACAACAGGAACCACTTCTGATTTTGACGGACTATACGAGATAGACGGCGTAGAGCCAGGTACATATACTATTGTATATAGTTATCTGGGATATGAAACCGTTGAGGTTCCCGATGTAGTGGTCGAACCGGGCAAAGTTACTGAAGTCAATGTTCCGATGAGCGCTTCACAGGGTGTGGCACTAGACGAAGTGGTCGTGACAACTACTACAAGAAGAAATTCTGAAATTTCTCTCTTGCTCCAACAAAAGAAAGCTCTTGTAATACAAGAGGCCATCAGTGCAGAAGCCCTGACAAGAAAGGGAATTGACAATGCCGCTGCGGCCGTGGCCCAAATATCAGGGGTCTCTAAGCAACAGGGGTCTGATAATGTGTATGTTCGCGGTCTTGGAGATAGGTACCAAAGTACGACGCTCAATGGCCTTACCGTTCCTTCCAATGATGTCAACAAGAAAAATATTGACCTTGACATATTTTCATCTGATATCATAGAAAACGTTTCGGTCAGCAAGGCCTTTACACCTTCAGCCTATGGCGATTTCGCGGCGGGTAATGTCGATATCAATTCTACCCAATACTTTGGCGATGGCTTCATAGCGGTGAGCACGGGCGCAGCCGTCAATACTAGGGCCATTGGTGAATCAAGTTTTTTCCCGATTCATGATGGCTCGACATTTCTTGGGCATTGGAAACGATTTCCAACCTCACAATATTCGCAGGTGATACAGCATGGCGTCGATCCTGACGAAGGAGGGTTTCCCGTAAACGGCTCCCTTAGTGTATCAGGGGGTGCTTCTTTCAATTTCAGTGATGACTCAAGGTTTAGTTTTTTTGCAAACCTTTCACATTCCAACTCATATGAATTCCTGCAAGGATTGTCAGGTAATTACTCTGCCACCGCAGACATCCTTTTCCCAAATGTTGACCGTTACATTTTCAGCACCAATACCACAGGAATATTGAATTTGGTCTTTCGAGCCAATGATAACAACAAGTTCAGGTTCAACTCGATTGTCATAAATGATTCTAGAAGCGATGTCGGTTATTTTGGCACAGAAGGAAAAGGTCTTGAAATTGATTTGGCAGATGATGGCTATTATCAATTGAACTCTCAGTTTGACCAAAATGTGATTTTGGTCAACCAATTATTAGGAGATCATAAAATCTCTGATAAGGTAGATTTTTTCTGGGGTACCGCTTACAACCGCGTTTTTGCCGACCAACCTGACCGAAGAAGAATCACCTTGGATATTGGTGATTTCACCGATCCTGAGCAAACCAACTTTGTGCCAGACGTAAGGTTCATCACCAATAACAACTTTGATAGCCAACGATTCTACCAAGAAATTGACGATGAAGAATTCACGACAAATCTTGCATTCAGCATTGATACCGGCAACGAATCTAAACTAAGAATCGGGTATTCTGGAAGAAGTAAGACCAGGGATTTTGAATCTATAAGATATGGATATGGCACCAATATCAATGACAACTTAGATCAGTACGGTCCGATAGACATAGATAATTTCAATGATGTTTTCAATATTGAAAACTTTGCGTTGGCCCTTGATAATAATCCTGATAACGATGTTTTCAATCTCTTTGTGCTGAGACCTGCATATACAGAAGATTCTCCGATATTTCCAATAGGTGATGCCAGGGACAATCTACCAGGACTACCAGAAAACGTATACTCAGGTGAATTGGAGACGCATGCCGGCTTTGCCGATTACCAATGGAAAATCAGCGAGAAATGGTCTGCCATACCGGGCCTACGGGTTGAAAACTATAACCAGTCTGTGCTATATGATGTGATCAATGTCGAGCCAGGTGAGGTGAACTTCACGCAGACCGAGCTGTTGCCAAGCTTGAACGTCAAATACTCACCAAATGACAAAAACAACTATAGGCTTGCCTTCAGTAGAACGATTTCTATTCCTGAGTTTAAAGAAGTTGCTCCTTTTGTTTATGAGGATGTAACCCAGCAAATCGGTGGTAACCCAGATCTTTTGAATACCCTTTCTGAAATTTATAACCTCGACTTGAAATGGGAAGTCTTCCCCTCTCAAGGAGAGCTGATTTCGGCCGCCGTATTCGGCAAGGTGATTTCAGACCCCGTGAATTTGGTCATTGCCAACGATGCCGCCAACACCCGAAGATTCTTCAGAACGGGTGACAGGGCCGAAGTGTTCGGAGCCGAAGTGGAAATTTCAAAGGTACTCGCCAAATATGGCGACACGGGTGAGTTGAAGATTGGTGCCAATGCATCGTACCTATACACCAATCAAGACTTGAAAGATGTTGATGGCACATTTACCGCTAGCTTTCCAGACAGGGATAGCGATGCCTTACAAGGTGCCTCTCCATTCATTGCCAATGGTGACATTACCTATCGTGGTGATTACGAAAACTACAAGACATCATTGACCCTATCGGGCAGTTATTTTTACGATAGAATATTTGCGATTGGCTCATCTGGTCGAGGCAATCAAATCGAGAAAGCGGTTCCGACCCTAAACCTGGCATGGCTAAATTCAATCGGTGACCACTTTCAAATAAACCTTAAGGCATCTAATATACTCGACCCCAACATTAGAATTGTACAAGAAAACACTAATGATGGCACCGTTGACATAGAAACATTCAGAAGAGGTATATCAATTGGGCTGAGTCTCAAGTACACATATTAA
- a CDS encoding 2Fe-2S iron-sulfur cluster-binding protein: MSDVRIKITDREGTLHEVDAPTDMNMNLMEVVRSYELAPEGTIGICGGMNMCASCQCYVQSDHALPEKTDDEEAMLSEAFFVKDNSRLGCQILITEGLEGLQVELAPAED; encoded by the coding sequence ATGTCTGATGTAAGGATTAAGATTACGGATCGGGAAGGCACACTTCACGAGGTCGATGCCCCAACCGATATGAACATGAACCTGATGGAGGTGGTTCGCTCTTATGAGCTGGCCCCAGAGGGCACCATAGGTATTTGTGGGGGCATGAACATGTGCGCATCTTGCCAGTGTTATGTGCAATCTGACCATGCACTTCCTGAAAAGACCGACGATGAAGAAGCCATGCTTTCTGAGGCTTTTTTTGTCAAAGACAATAGCCGTTTGGGCTGCCAGATTTTGATCACGGAAGGTTTAGAGGGCTTGCAAGTAGAACTGGCCCCAGCTGAAGATTGA
- a CDS encoding response regulator transcription factor, producing the protein MKTKDIKVLLVDDEPDILEIISYNLSSEGYQVFTAKNGVEGVAKAKKKHPHLIILDVMMPEMDGIEACEIMRKTPGLENTVIAFLTARGEDYSQVAGFDAGADDYITKPIKPKVLVSKVKALLRRLKEDQGEAEDIVKVGDIVINREEYKIVKKGQEIILPRKEFELLSLLTSKPSKVFKREVILDKVWGNEVVVGGRTIDVHIRKLREKIGDHHFKTVKGVGYKFVL; encoded by the coding sequence ATGAAAACTAAAGACATCAAGGTACTTTTGGTCGATGATGAACCTGACATTCTAGAAATAATCAGTTACAATCTTTCGTCTGAAGGCTATCAGGTATTTACTGCCAAAAATGGTGTGGAAGGAGTTGCCAAAGCAAAGAAAAAGCACCCGCATCTGATCATTCTTGATGTTATGATGCCCGAAATGGATGGTATTGAGGCCTGTGAAATAATGCGTAAGACCCCAGGGCTCGAAAATACCGTGATCGCTTTTTTGACCGCGCGCGGCGAAGACTATTCACAAGTGGCCGGATTTGATGCCGGAGCAGACGATTATATTACGAAGCCCATCAAGCCCAAGGTTTTGGTCAGTAAAGTGAAAGCGTTGTTGAGAAGGCTGAAAGAAGACCAAGGCGAGGCAGAAGATATTGTCAAGGTCGGTGATATTGTCATCAATAGGGAAGAATACAAGATTGTCAAAAAAGGACAGGAAATCATTCTTCCCCGCAAAGAGTTTGAACTGTTGTCTCTTTTGACCTCAAAGCCCAGCAAGGTTTTCAAGCGAGAGGTGATATTAGACAAAGTCTGGGGCAATGAAGTCGTGGTCGGTGGCAGAACCATAGATGTGCATATCAGAAAACTACGTGAAAAAATTGGCGACCATCATTTTAAGACCGTAAAGGGCGTTGGGTATAAGTTTGTTCTGTAA
- a CDS encoding NAD(P)/FAD-dependent oxidoreductase, giving the protein MIKTDILIIGAGPTGLFTVFEAGLLQLRCHLIDALPQPGGQCAEIYPKKPIYDIPGFPEILAGELVDNLMEQIKPFQPGFTLGERAETIEKLKDGTFVVTTNKGTEHRAPIVAIAGGLGSFEPRKPLLPNLKQFEDKGVVYMIKDPEVYRNKKVLIAGGGDSALDWTIFLADVADEVTLVHRRNEFRGALDSVEKVQNLKNRGKVNLITPAEVVGLEGAGHLEAVTVHKNSNIGEDIRIAVDTFIPLFGLSPKLGPIADWGLKIEKNAIKVDNTLDYQTNIPGIYAIGDVNTYPGKLKLILCGFHEATLMCQSAYQRIYPNKKYVMKYTTVGGVHGFDGSKREAPKAVVKPIK; this is encoded by the coding sequence ATGATCAAGACCGATATACTCATAATTGGTGCGGGCCCAACGGGCCTTTTTACCGTTTTTGAGGCAGGTTTGCTGCAGTTGCGTTGTCATTTGATCGATGCCCTACCACAGCCTGGGGGGCAGTGTGCTGAGATTTATCCGAAGAAACCCATTTATGACATTCCCGGCTTTCCAGAAATACTGGCTGGCGAACTGGTCGATAATTTAATGGAACAGATAAAGCCATTTCAACCCGGTTTCACCTTGGGCGAGCGGGCAGAGACCATCGAAAAGCTGAAAGATGGCACCTTTGTGGTCACTACCAATAAGGGTACTGAACATCGAGCACCCATAGTGGCCATTGCTGGCGGATTGGGAAGTTTTGAACCTAGAAAACCCTTATTGCCCAATTTGAAGCAGTTTGAAGACAAGGGTGTGGTCTACATGATAAAAGACCCTGAAGTTTATAGAAACAAGAAAGTATTGATTGCCGGTGGAGGCGATTCTGCATTGGATTGGACCATCTTTTTGGCCGATGTCGCCGATGAGGTGACCTTGGTGCACCGTAGAAACGAATTTCGGGGAGCATTGGATTCCGTAGAAAAGGTGCAAAACTTAAAAAATAGGGGAAAAGTGAATCTCATTACCCCTGCGGAAGTAGTGGGCCTTGAAGGGGCTGGCCATCTTGAGGCCGTCACTGTGCACAAGAATTCAAATATTGGCGAAGACATTCGTATTGCCGTCGATACCTTTATTCCCTTATTTGGGCTTTCCCCAAAACTGGGCCCAATTGCCGATTGGGGGCTTAAAATCGAAAAAAATGCCATCAAGGTCGACAATACGCTAGATTACCAGACCAACATACCGGGCATTTATGCCATCGGCGATGTAAATACCTATCCGGGCAAGTTGAAATTGATTCTCTGTGGTTTTCATGAGGCGACCTTGATGTGCCAAAGTGCTTATCAGCGCATCTATCCGAATAAAAAGTATGTGATGAAGTATACCACCGTAGGGGGTGTTCATGGTTTTGATGGTTCTAAAAGGGAAGCTCCGAAGGCGGTTGTAAAGCCGATCAAGTAA
- a CDS encoding Mrp/NBP35 family ATP-binding protein, with protein MKLHKKDILEALQTISVPGEGQNMVESGAVTNVQVFGDEVEVDITIKNPSLQARKKTEVEILKTIHKEVYEKAKIKINLKVDAPSKPKVNEIKGKPIPGIQNIIAVASGKGGVGKSTVTANLAVTLGKMGFKVGLLDADIYGPSMPIMFDVAMEKPLSVDVAGKAKMKPVENYGVKMLSIGFFTQPNQAVIWRGPMAAKALNQMIFDAHWGELDFLLIDLPPGTGDIHLSIMQSLPVTGAVVVSTPQEVALADARKGVAMFQQEAINVPVLGIAENMAYFTPAELPKNKYYIFGQEGAKHLSEDLKVPFLGEIPLVQSIREAGDIGRPAALQTATPVEEAFEELTKNTVRELVKRNKDLPPTEAIKITTMAGCDAVKKKRV; from the coding sequence ATGAAGTTGCACAAGAAAGATATTTTAGAGGCCTTACAAACCATTTCGGTACCGGGTGAGGGGCAGAATATGGTAGAGAGTGGGGCCGTGACCAATGTTCAGGTTTTTGGCGATGAGGTTGAGGTAGATATCACTATCAAAAATCCGAGCCTTCAGGCACGAAAAAAGACAGAGGTCGAGATTTTGAAGACCATCCACAAAGAAGTGTATGAAAAGGCCAAGATCAAGATCAATCTAAAAGTTGACGCCCCATCGAAACCAAAGGTCAATGAAATTAAGGGGAAACCGATTCCGGGTATTCAAAATATCATAGCCGTCGCTTCTGGCAAAGGGGGTGTCGGTAAATCAACAGTCACGGCCAATTTAGCGGTCACATTGGGCAAAATGGGCTTCAAGGTGGGTTTGTTGGATGCTGATATTTATGGGCCATCAATGCCCATCATGTTTGATGTGGCGATGGAAAAACCCCTGTCGGTCGACGTAGCCGGCAAGGCCAAGATGAAACCAGTGGAAAACTATGGGGTAAAGATGCTTTCCATTGGCTTTTTCACCCAGCCCAATCAAGCGGTAATTTGGCGTGGCCCTATGGCGGCAAAAGCTTTGAACCAGATGATTTTCGATGCCCACTGGGGCGAGCTCGACTTTTTGTTGATCGATTTGCCACCGGGTACGGGCGACATTCATCTGAGTATTATGCAGTCGCTTCCGGTCACCGGAGCGGTAGTGGTCAGTACCCCACAGGAAGTGGCATTGGCAGATGCCCGAAAAGGAGTGGCGATGTTTCAGCAAGAGGCCATAAATGTACCGGTTTTGGGCATTGCCGAAAATATGGCGTATTTTACCCCTGCTGAGCTTCCAAAAAATAAATACTATATCTTTGGTCAAGAGGGGGCCAAACATCTATCTGAAGATTTGAAGGTGCCCTTTTTAGGGGAGATTCCCTTGGTGCAGAGTATCAGGGAGGCTGGAGATATCGGTAGGCCTGCGGCCTTGCAAACGGCAACCCCTGTCGAAGAGGCCTTTGAAGAACTGACCAAGAACACGGTACGTGAATTGGTAAAGCGCAACAAAGATTTGCCTCCGACCGAAGCCATTAAGATAACGACCATGGCAGGTTGTGACGCAGTCAAAAAGAAACGAGTATGA
- a CDS encoding glycosyltransferase: protein MFEPKRVLVAPLNWGLGHATRCIPIINALIELGHKPYIASDGVALELLKKEFPDVPSFELPSYKIKYAEKGKNFKIKMIWDSPKVLKAISKEKKKIKKLVKELHIDVVISDNRLGAFYKKVPCIFITHQLNVLSGNTTWFSSKAHQKIIQKFDACWVPDVQNKPNLTGVLGHLKKTRDNIKYIGPLSRFNKEDIPSLYDLLVLLSGPEPQRTLLEEKLLTDLQEYDGNVLFVRGKIEDEQARKKIPKTNGNLTLVNFMQSKELEKAINQSDLVLSRSGYTTVMDLAKLEKKAFFIPTPGQYEQEYLARRLQKQGLVPYSAQEEFSIAQLDTITHFKGLADFAVNLDYESLFSAFSKVKENSEPTSSSLST from the coding sequence ATGTTTGAGCCGAAACGAGTACTTGTGGCCCCTTTGAATTGGGGGCTCGGCCATGCCACAAGATGCATCCCCATTATCAATGCCCTAATAGAACTTGGGCACAAACCCTATATTGCTTCAGACGGGGTAGCTTTGGAATTATTGAAAAAGGAGTTTCCCGATGTACCGTCATTTGAACTGCCCTCTTACAAAATTAAATACGCCGAAAAAGGCAAAAACTTCAAAATCAAGATGATATGGGATTCCCCTAAAGTTTTGAAAGCTATTTCCAAAGAAAAAAAGAAAATTAAAAAACTCGTTAAGGAACTCCACATCGATGTTGTCATATCAGATAATAGACTGGGAGCCTTTTACAAAAAAGTACCTTGTATTTTCATTACCCACCAATTGAATGTTTTGTCTGGCAATACCACATGGTTCAGTTCAAAAGCACATCAAAAGATCATTCAAAAATTCGATGCCTGCTGGGTGCCCGATGTTCAAAATAAACCCAATCTGACCGGAGTACTGGGGCACTTGAAGAAAACTAGGGACAACATTAAGTACATCGGGCCTTTGAGTCGTTTCAACAAGGAAGATATTCCATCTTTGTATGATCTTTTGGTACTGCTTTCAGGCCCTGAGCCACAGCGTACCCTTTTGGAGGAAAAACTTTTGACAGACCTACAAGAGTATGACGGGAACGTACTTTTTGTCAGAGGAAAAATCGAGGACGAACAAGCTAGAAAGAAAATACCCAAAACCAATGGAAATTTAACATTGGTCAACTTTATGCAGTCAAAAGAACTTGAAAAGGCCATCAACCAGAGCGACCTTGTTCTTTCACGTTCGGGCTATACGACGGTAATGGATCTCGCCAAATTAGAGAAAAAAGCGTTTTTTATCCCCACCCCTGGGCAATATGAACAAGAATATTTGGCAAGACGTCTTCAAAAACAAGGGTTGGTTCCATACAGCGCCCAAGAAGAATTCTCAATTGCACAACTCGATACAATAACCCATTTCAAGGGGTTGGCCGATTTTGCAGTGAATCTTGACTATGAATCGTTATTTTCTGCCTTTTCCAAGGTGAAGGAGAATTCTGAACCTACATCTTCTTCGCTTTCAACATAG
- the trmB gene encoding tRNA (guanosine(46)-N7)-methyltransferase TrmB, with product MGSKNKLKRFSENETFSNVIQPTRDEVIKGFFLKGKWASHFKNENPIVLELGCGKGEYTVGLAKQNRDKNHIGVDIKGARLWRGAKTALAENLENVAFLRTQIELIDLMFVKGEISEIWITFPDPQIKYKRTKHRLTNPQFLEKYKHILKPGGLMHLKTDSEYLHGYTLGLLQGMGAKVLYANHDVYRNEGSPKEVLEIQTFYENQYLEKGKPITYIQFRIT from the coding sequence GTGGGAAGCAAAAATAAGCTCAAGCGTTTTTCAGAGAACGAAACCTTTTCAAATGTGATTCAGCCCACTAGGGATGAGGTCATAAAGGGATTTTTCCTAAAAGGGAAATGGGCATCGCACTTTAAAAATGAAAACCCCATAGTATTGGAATTGGGCTGTGGGAAGGGTGAATATACAGTGGGTCTGGCAAAACAAAATCGTGATAAGAACCATATCGGAGTCGACATCAAGGGGGCGCGGCTTTGGCGTGGGGCAAAGACAGCTTTGGCCGAAAACCTAGAGAATGTTGCTTTTTTGCGAACCCAGATTGAACTTATCGATTTGATGTTCGTCAAAGGCGAGATCTCTGAGATCTGGATAACCTTTCCTGACCCCCAGATTAAGTATAAACGCACGAAGCACCGCTTGACTAACCCTCAATTTCTTGAGAAATACAAGCATATTTTGAAGCCGGGTGGCCTTATGCACCTAAAGACCGACAGTGAATATTTGCATGGCTATACCTTGGGGCTTTTGCAGGGCATGGGAGCAAAGGTACTGTATGCCAACCATGATGTGTATCGAAACGAGGGAAGCCCGAAAGAGGTACTTGAAATACAAACCTTTTATGAAAATCAGTATCTTGAAAAAGGAAAACCAATCACTTATATCCAATTTAGGATCACCTGA
- a CDS encoding HEPN domain-containing protein, whose protein sequence is MEANALFNEAIQKLREANDELCRPEEDVVSSMVCSNSQYAIRNYLKGFLVLNGTTPKDEESIESLYEQCKSINEHFEEVDLSGCECREHKDESRFRNAATRFSHCFDIADSLDTFLRRERIIA, encoded by the coding sequence ATGGAAGCCAATGCATTATTCAACGAGGCGATTCAAAAATTGAGAGAGGCCAATGACGAGCTATGTAGGCCCGAAGAAGATGTGGTATCATCAATGGTCTGCAGTAACTCCCAATATGCCATCAGAAACTATCTGAAAGGATTTCTTGTTCTCAACGGCACTACGCCCAAAGACGAAGAAAGCATTGAAAGTCTATATGAACAGTGCAAATCCATCAACGAGCATTTTGAAGAAGTAGACCTTTCTGGTTGTGAGTGCAGGGAACATAAAGACGAATCTAGATTTCGAAACGCTGCTACGAGATTTAGCCATTGTTTCGACATTGCCGATAGTTTGGATACTTTTTTGAGACGTGAGCGAATCATCGCTTGA
- a CDS encoding LysE family transporter, translating into MTHLLILFFATYSAAFMATVPPGLLNMNAAKASVEKGRLNGIIFSLGVSTMIMMQAYIAVYISKFLYNNPQVIDILLKAAIAIFAFFAIYFFAMAKQKKKRKFKTVNLSKKNSFFKGTLLAALNLLTIPYYSSLNAMWNEAGWIKFEAQDIATFVFAAACGTFSVLYLYVFYFNKLEAKTNTFSKNSNYILSALMLVLLMITLIRIFYN; encoded by the coding sequence ATGACCCATTTATTGATTCTTTTTTTTGCCACCTATTCGGCAGCTTTCATGGCCACGGTTCCCCCAGGTCTTCTCAACATGAATGCTGCAAAGGCCAGTGTTGAAAAAGGCAGGTTGAACGGCATTATTTTTAGTCTCGGGGTGTCGACCATGATTATGATGCAGGCCTACATCGCAGTGTATATTTCAAAGTTTTTATACAACAATCCGCAGGTGATCGATATACTGTTGAAAGCAGCGATCGCGATATTTGCCTTTTTTGCCATCTATTTTTTTGCCATGGCCAAGCAAAAGAAAAAGCGCAAGTTTAAAACGGTCAACCTTAGCAAGAAGAACAGTTTTTTCAAGGGCACGCTTTTAGCGGCACTTAACCTGTTGACCATACCCTACTATAGCAGTCTCAATGCCATGTGGAACGAAGCGGGATGGATTAAGTTCGAGGCCCAAGACATCGCCACGTTTGTCTTTGCCGCTGCCTGTGGTACATTCTCGGTGCTGTATCTGTACGTATTCTATTTTAATAAGCTGGAAGCAAAGACCAACACGTTTTCAAAGAACTCAAATTATATTTTGAGCGCCCTCATGTTGGTGCTATTGATGATTACGTTAATACGTATATTTTATAATTAA
- a CDS encoding NifU family protein — MTSEELRNNVEKALDEIRPFLQSDGGDITLISIDDDTSVKVKLEGNCIGCSVNQMTLKSGVEMTIKKYAPQIQEVVNLS, encoded by the coding sequence ATGACATCAGAAGAATTAAGGAATAATGTAGAGAAAGCTTTGGATGAAATTCGTCCCTTTCTTCAAAGCGATGGAGGTGACATCACCTTGATTTCCATTGATGATGACACTTCTGTGAAGGTAAAACTTGAAGGCAATTGCATTGGCTGTAGCGTCAACCAGATGACCCTAAAAAGCGGTGTTGAGATGACCATAAAAAAATATGCTCCCCAAATTCAAGAGGTCGTCAATCTAAGCTGA
- a CDS encoding sensor histidine kinase, translated as MFFPISFVVSFLIIQIRVERFIYRRIKKIYDDVSILESSPLSSRPITTDMKTLTEEIEKFAQDKKIEIDTLKIREEYRKDFLGNVAHELKTPLFTVQGYILTLLDGALRDKKVREKYLERANKGVERLIYIVKDLDMITKLETGDLNLDKERFDIVELIKSVFDLLEMRATKKNIVLTFDMDYEQPIYVSADKEKIQQVITNLLVNSIKYGHNDGTTEVSVENLIKNKVIIRVTDNGEGIANEHIPRLFERFYRIDKSGSRKEGGSGLGLSIVKHIIEAHGEKIYVESEEDVGSEFSFTLEKAENNDS; from the coding sequence ATGTTTTTCCCCATCAGTTTTGTGGTTTCTTTTTTGATTATCCAAATTCGTGTTGAACGGTTCATATATCGAAGAATAAAGAAGATATATGATGATGTATCGATACTCGAATCCTCACCCTTATCAAGTAGGCCCATTACCACAGATATGAAAACCCTTACCGAAGAGATCGAGAAATTTGCCCAAGACAAGAAAATCGAGATCGATACTTTGAAGATCAGGGAAGAGTATCGTAAAGACTTTCTGGGCAATGTTGCCCATGAGCTGAAGACTCCGCTCTTCACCGTACAGGGCTATATTTTGACCCTATTGGATGGCGCCCTAAGAGATAAAAAGGTGCGTGAAAAGTACCTAGAACGTGCCAACAAGGGCGTTGAACGACTGATCTATATCGTGAAAGACCTTGACATGATCACCAAACTTGAAACAGGTGATCTCAACTTAGATAAAGAACGTTTTGATATCGTTGAATTGATAAAGAGCGTTTTTGATTTGTTGGAAATGAGGGCCACAAAAAAGAACATCGTCCTCACTTTTGATATGGACTACGAACAGCCGATCTATGTCTCAGCCGACAAAGAGAAGATTCAACAGGTGATCACCAACCTTTTGGTCAATTCCATAAAATATGGCCATAATGACGGTACCACCGAAGTAAGTGTGGAGAACTTGATCAAGAACAAGGTGATCATTAGAGTGACCGACAATGGAGAAGGAATCGCAAATGAACATATACCACGATTGTTCGAACGGTTTTACCGTATTGACAAAAGTGGAAGCCGTAAAGAGGGCGGTTCGGGACTTGGACTTTCAATCGTCAAGCATATCATCGAGGCCCACGGTGAAAAAATCTATGTTGAAAGCGAAGAAGATGTAGGTTCAGAATTCTCCTTCACCTTGGAAAAGGCAGAAAATAACGATTCATAG